The genomic region TTTTAAACATAGTTGTAATAAATAGAGTGTATTACTGTTCTAATACTTCTAGATATACCACCAAAGTAAGCAATAAACCAGTAAGCTTGATCCTAGTGGATAGTTGTAATAAATATAGTGAATTGTTGTGGAAGATGATTAAGATTGACCTACATAAATTATAGGTCAACCATCTTGATTTTtgtttaactaaattcaatgaAAACCTGAAAACACACACACATGACTCATTTCTCAGTTTTGCATCTGGATGCTTTGCTTTCAATTTTGAGGACATGTTCTAGggcaattaattttaattgtaagcTGTAACTAGTCGACCGTGTCAAAAAGAAAAGTCAGGAAACAGTAAATAAATTTACCAGCTGCATCAGAAGAAAATTATCACCCTCAAAAGTGGATTGCACATCATATTCACCTTTCAGATGACCAACACGATTCTCGGTCCTTAACCCTTGTCCGCCGCAAGCTTCGCGACATTCCTGAACCGTTCAACGATTGAATCTCTGTAATGACACTTACAGTTAAAATATTCAACTTAATTCAGGATTCTTTGTTGCTCACCTGAAGTATTTGCATGTTATTCCAAGTAAAAGTAGCTTTGAATGaacttgaaactatatgaatggCCTTGTTTGACTGAGGTGTCCTCTTTGCATACAGCACTTTCAAGTAGTTTGCTGCAAAACTCATAGCATAACTGCAGCataaaaaagcaaataaatgaAGGAGCAATGATCAGAACTAGCTGCCCCAACTAAATTATTACTCGTTCCAATACATGAGTTTATCAACTTTATAGCCACATAAACATGTCACTAGccacaattttgaaaaaattagcaACTAAGTAAAGGCTAAGATCTTATAATTGAGTTAGTTGACATTCCAAACACAAGGATTTTCAATCCAAGATATATTCTTGTgatgtttatttgtttaatatgcCAAAAAGAAGTTATTCAAGCACAAACAAAGTCAGCACCTATAGCATCATAAGATAACCACATAGATATACTTACGTCTTTGCAACAAGAGGGAAGAGTCGGCGTTGATGACTTGGGTAATCGAGCAATAAGACCTCAGGCTCGTTTGGTTTGAGAGAAAAAGCCCGCCTTGTTAGTGCATACCTAATGGTAATTGCTAAAGCAACCTAAAAGGGAGAGCAATGACATGATATCAATGAACTTCCCGCTTGGTATTAGTGGCATGCCACCCCACATCCCAACATACAAAAATATGCAATGCTCGTTTGCCAATAAAAAGTAATAAGAAGCTTAAAACTGATAAAAAATACTGAAGATACCTTTGATTGGTAAACCGCACCAATAGCAATATTAACACGACCTACTGTCATAGGGGCCATGAATGCAGCAAATCTCTGAATTAAAGCAACAGACAGTAACAGCCACCAAAATATTATTACCAGCAAAACAAGCACCCTGTTGTTGTACAGCACACAACTTTAGAAGCAGATATCAATCATCTCAAATAGGAATATACCTGATCTGGGTTTTTTATCGAACTTAGATATTTTCCATCAGGGGAAACATCAGCAACCGAATTTAACAAGTTCTCTCTGGGCACTCGAACATTGTCAAACCTGAAATCATGAATGTAAACCTTTTggactaaaactaaaaatattgaagTCGGGGTGAAAAGTACATTTTGAATTACCAGATTCGACCATTATCAACACCATTTAAACCAACTTTGTGACCACAGTCAGCAATACGAATGTTTGGACATATGTTACCATCAACATCCCTGATTTGGACTATAAATGCATGAACCCCTTGATTGATTCCATTAATATGTAGCTGTGAAAACACAACTGTATGCGTCGCATGCTAAAAGAGGCAAAGCAACAGCAAAGAAGCAGAAGTATAGCATTTCAGCATATATGCAAAACTGgttcataaaaatacaaaacaatCCAGGGAAAAATGGCCCTGATCCTAAGACAAGCGTACCTTGGCTGCCCCACCAATCCAAAACTTCTGAGCTGATTCACAAGGCGTATTAATGACAAACTCCCCTGTATTCGAATCATATGTTGTTACTGTTTCAAGACTGCGAATCTGAAAACAGTAATGCCAGAATAAATCAGGAAAAAGAAAGTAGATGACTAAATAGAAAATCATAGAAAAAGACTCTGATCCAGTTAGCAAAGCACATACATTACTTCCATGCCCCAACTCTGTCATTGCAAAGCAACCCTTGATCGAATAATTCTCGGTGTCCCTCAGCCACTTGTCATGATGGTGTTTTGTACCGCAAAATTGGATGGCACCTCCCCTGCATATTTATAAGGCAATCAAATGAAGCCATTAACTCTACTTAATTACATTTGTTTACATGTAGTTCTTAGGATGATAACAGACTGGATATGTCGAAATACACATAAACTACTTTAAAACCcgaatttaaatctaaattaaatgaCATTACTTGTAATAGTGAAGCAATTTTGAATAATAGATTCTAATATTCGAATCCCCTTATCTAAAATGAATCCAAACATTGAATATACAagagttaatatatatacttcCCCTCGGAATATGCtgcgaaaaataattaaaatatccgAATTAGCATCCGCCCTATCATCACTATGCCTACCTCAATTTCCATCGAAACCCATACAAGaatcatcaaaatatattaGATTCTACAGTTTGAAGAAAGTAAATCGAACAATAACATAAAATTGAGgtacttttaaattaatttttttaaaaacgcacCACATGGGGAAGTGAACTCCAAGCTTAGTGAAGAGGGAATGATCATAAATACTGAAAACCTCAAAACCAGCGAATTTCCTCATCTCAATCTCTTCCCCTTTCTCCGTTAACCATCCTTTAAAAACTCCTCTCTCTTGCAAATACTTGATTCGTTTCAACGTCATCTCCCGCTGTTGCTCCATCGACTGGTTATAGTCCGGCGAAACGAACACCTTCCCTCCCCTTACCTTCGGGTTGAACAGCTCACTTTGCTTCATCAACCCGAACAACCAATCCCGTTCCTCCAAGTTGTGGCCATCTATCAGCTTCCTCATTTCTTTAACGTCGAACGCACAGTTCTCGGAAAGTTCAGGCGGTGAGTAGCTTAAACAAGCATTCGAAGAAAGGGTTTGGGACGGCAATGGTGAGGAGGATTGGAGGAGATGATTGGTAAGAACTTGGGTTCGTTGGAAAGCTCGTTCCATTGTGGAATCtgggttttgtttttctcttttctattgGAATTTGCagagaaaattgaagaagaagaaaatttgatttgatttgtacGATGTTTTCAAATTACGCgccatatatacatatttatagaaatttttgTTTGGGTAATTTTCAGAAATAGTCACTTATGTATGGTTTAAATTACGCTTTGGtcatcaatttttaatttgttacaaaatggtcattaacATTATCgctttgtaacattttagtcagtGAACCGTTAACCGTCCTTAATGATATAGCAACAAGATGATGTGGCACGTTACATCTTTAtttcatacaaaaattttaggtcaaattataaaaaatattcataaataaatgaaaactctttttttaacataaaaattatttaataaaataataatcttataaatataacaatttaagGGGAAAAACCTTGAAGAAGATTTAAGCATATTcagcttttctttcttttttttcaacattaacGATCAACGTGTTCAAGTTGGGTCAATACTATAACCTAAGGGCGGGCACAATTGGAGATATACAAGTGATGATGAAGTCTTGAAGACCCGGTAGGTGGAAGGTCATTCTTAGTTGAATGGCACGACGACGGAGGATGTGGAAATTGAAGGATTCGGAGTAAGGATTATTGATGCCAGTGGTTATAGTCAAAGGTGGTGGCCAACACTCATAAATTCGAGGAGGACTAATGAACAAGgccaaacatataataaataaattcttgtttataaaacaaaacttggtttaccttttgtttttgaggtttaaaaaaaatattttttatttataaaataatatttaaaaaataaatgtaatgttagaaaaaaagaaaaatagtatttgtttataatttattttatacttttgtatgtttttttttgtaaaaaatcttttatttatttttaaaagaattaagattaaaatgatataatttataaaatcgatgattaatttattgatttttttttaaattagaactaaattaatagaatttataaatatattattgatgGGAGGACaattaaggtacaaggactTTGGGACAACAAATATGGTAATTGGATTCTTTGGAAAGCTCGATCGAC from Gossypium raimondii isolate GPD5lz chromosome 1, ASM2569854v1, whole genome shotgun sequence harbors:
- the LOC105774252 gene encoding acyl-coenzyme A oxidase 3, peroxisomal; protein product: MERAFQRTQVLTNHLLQSSSPLPSQTLSSNACLSYSPPELSENCAFDVKEMRKLIDGHNLEERDWLFGLMKQSELFNPKVRGGKVFVSPDYNQSMEQQREMTLKRIKYLQERGVFKGWLTEKGEEIEMRKFAGFEVFSIYDHSLFTKLGVHFPMWGGAIQFCGTKHHHDKWLRDTENYSIKGCFAMTELGHGSNIRSLETVTTYDSNTGEFVINTPCESAQKFWIGGAAKHATHTVVFSQLHINGINQGVHAFIVQIRDVDGNICPNIRIADCGHKVGLNGVDNGRIWFDNVRVPRENLLNSVADVSPDGKYLSSIKNPDQRFAAFMAPMTVGRVNIAIGAVYQSKVALAITIRYALTRRAFSLKPNEPEVLLLDYPSHQRRLFPLVAKTYAMSFAANYLKVLYAKRTPQSNKAIHIVSSSFKATFTWNNMQILQECREACGGQGLRTENRVGHLKGEYDVQSTFEGDNFLLMQLVSKALFAEYMAAQKRNKVFKGLGLEHMNKPCPVIPSQLTSTTVRCSQFQMDALCLRERDLLNRFVANVLKCKAKGENTEQAFNSCYELAKDLGRAFSERAIFQTFVEAESTLPAGSLKDVLGTLRSLYASICIEDVSFLRYGYLSVDNGANVRREITKLCNELRPHALALISSFGIPDAFLSPIAFNWIDTNSWSLV